The Tenebrio molitor chromosome 3, icTenMoli1.1, whole genome shotgun sequence genome contains a region encoding:
- the LOC138126224 gene encoding uncharacterized protein yields MDPLPNNTRYLLELERNALLQEKYSFDEKYGTFSFAFLTGMETLALLAYFYIATVLIYYKETRTRTNFIVGVWAVINFLVLFEKLSRAFALLIGDDYLIGEDAAPVSQMLSGLGRNYGTALSVVWLFSKFFGTPRAKYDCFIYFLMALPTLVCLYYIFHYFAVNRFIFEVYGPACDVVNVVVYFMVGLLYILCTIFLSTYRETSQYALMISLANLITNFPVCMITIYLRFNMDISWYHRFHIYFVDFFVNAVSCSNAFAVLFLMILYNKKIRQSLFKHDKNVDSDLDPEQTKMTNDYYC; encoded by the coding sequence ATGGATCCGCTTCCCAACAACACCCGCTACCTGCTTGAACTTGAACGCAACGCCCTCCTCCAGGAAAAATACAGCTTCGATGAGAAATACGGGACGTTCTCGTTCGCTTTCCTCACCGGTATGGAGACCCTCGCCCTCCTGGCATACTTCTACATCGCAACAGTTTTGATTTATTACAAGGAAACCCGAACGAGAACCAATTTTATCGTGGGTGTTTGGGCCGTCATAAATTTCCTAGTCCTCTTCGAGAAACTATCAAGGGCGTTCGCTCTGCTTATTGGGGATGATTACCTTATCGGCGAAGACGCCGCCCCCGTCTCTCAGATGCTTTCTGGATTGGGACGCAATTACGGTACGGCCTTGTCAGTGGTGTGGCTCTTCTCCAAGTTCTTCGGTACCCCTAGGGCCAAGTACGACTGTTTCATCTACTTTCTGATGGCACTACCGACTCTGGTCTGCCTTTACTACATCTTCCACTACTTCGCCGTCAACAGGTTCATCTTTGAGGTGTACGGGCCCGCGTGTGATGTCGTTAACGTTGTAGTGTATTTCATGGTAGGACTTCTCTACATTTTGTGCACGATTTTCCTCAGCACCTACCGAGAGACGTCCCAATACGCTCTCATGATTTCCCTTGCCAATTTAATAACCAACTTTCCTGTCTGCATGATTACCATTTATTTGAGGTTCAATATGGACATTAGCTGGTACCATCGCTTCCACATCTACTTCGTCGACTTCTTTGTCAACGCGGTCAGTTGCAGTAATGCTTTCgcggttttatttttaatgatattgtacaacaaaaaaattaggcAGAGTTTGTTTAAGCACGACAAGAATGTTGATTCGGATTTAGATCCCGAACAAACCAAAATGACAAACGATTATTATtgctaa
- the LOC138125711 gene encoding somatostatin receptor type 2-like yields the protein MDSEADQLSDFNRSSSNTTTFEEDLTAWFVSRQLFKVLLSVASIICDTLIIYAIIKLKKTQEVKCFHLMNWSVLDILYSLISPYVSFLINAVAYEELEYEGLICWILQTESALTFLILISVCLLTIDWIIGNVSDSWYNFYTSKLIFIKIFFYTFAILYLWYASMYCLSNWREIHNITILNTLRFLVVYTILLHVFYYVYSKRRNLLMKMDFTIILPTTLVLCWLPYLIVHTFLSRSNNENLLIFSYFISQCFVLGNAVLNVYLLARTEHEFRKKFLEFVKCQCRDQLRSHYSDVYTASDANNKS from the coding sequence ATGGATTCCGAAGCTGACcaattatccgatttcaaccGCTCCTCCTCCAACACCACCACTTTCGAAGAAGATCTAACAGCATGGTTCGTAAGTCGGCAACTTTTCAAAGTCTTGCTGTCGGTGGCCTCCATCATATGCGACACTCTGATCATTTACGCAATAATCAAACTGAAAAAGACGCAAGAAGTGAAATGCTTTCATCTCATGAACTGGAGCGTGCTGGACATCCTGTACTCCTTGATCTCCCCGTACGTGTCGTTTTTGATAAACGCAGTTGCGTACGAAGAGTTGGAGTATGAAGGACTGATCTGCTGGATCTTGCAAACGGAATCAGCTTTGACCTTCTTGATACTGATCTCAGTTTGTCTCCTGACGATTGACTGGATCATCGGGAACGTGTCCGATTCGTGGTACAATTTCTACACGAGCAAGCTAATCttcatcaaaatatttttctacacCTTCGCCATCCTCTACCTCTGGTACGCCTCCATGTACTGCTTGTCCAACTGGAGGGAGATTCATAACATCACAATCTTGAACACTTTGAGGTTTCTAGTGGTGTACACAATCTTGCTCCACGTCTTTTACTACGTCTACAGCAAACGCAGGAATTTGCTGATGAAGATGGACTTCACTATAATCCTGCCGACGACTTTGGTGTTGTGCTGGTTGCCTTATTTGATCGTGCACACCTTCTTGTCCCGGAGCAACAACGAGAATCTCCTCATTTTCTCGTATTTTATTTCGCAGTGCTTCGTGTTAGGAAACGCCGTTTTGAATGTGTATTTGCTGGCGAGGACTGAACACGAATTCAGGAAAAAGTTTCTCGAAtttgttaaatgtcagtgtagGGACCAGTTGCGAAGCCATTATTCGGATGTCTACACCGCCAGTGATGCCAACAACAAGAGTTGa
- the LOC138125673 gene encoding uncharacterized protein: MDNLTFEEQPFGKLDIKEISNKHYISYDFWRRVIDFLRLFASTMSICASVVLIYVIIKIKRLRSRTNNYILHYAISALIFYTFTTAFEILLHCGLHNLTSGRVFCMLFNIESVCLSLTFTFATALSVDWLILVTRESWLERYGRIQKYLIVCIYLVHITEYSLVVSSCFDKHIVAENSTTLVIYCLASFTVLAVNAFTYFKKPSGDCIRYRYSLTISTFLVLIWIPVVVFAVFVIQYLYFPENIIIRIFVLPFEILLAVVVHGVPIITAFWLSYISHDFSQAFNTVFKRPSSTPDHLDDDEENALVQSENS, encoded by the coding sequence ATGGACAATTTAACATTTGAAGAGCAACCTTTCGGTAAACTTGACATCAAAGAAATCTCGAACAAGCATTACATTTCGTACGACTTCTGGCGACGCGTCATAGATTTTCTTCGCTTGTTCGCCAGTACGATGTCCATCTGCGCATCCGTCGTCTTGatttatgtcataataaagaTCAAACGTCTTCGATCAAGGACCAACAATTACATCCTTCACTACGCCATATCTGCTCTAATATTCTACACGTTTACTACCGCTTTTGAAATTCTTCTACACTGTGGACTGCACAATTTAACCAGTGGCAGGGTTTTCTGCATGTTGTTCAACATTGAGAGTGTTTGTTTATCGCTGACATTTACCTTTGCAACTGCACTGTCAGTGGATTGGTTAATTTTAGTGACAAGAGAGTCTTGGTTGGAAAGATATGGAAGGATtcaaaaatatctcattgtGTGCATATATCTCGTCCACATCACTGAATACTCGCTAGTCGTTAGTTCATGCTTCGATAAACATATTGTTGCCGAAAACAGTACCACACTAGTCATATATTGCCTTGCAAGTTTTACAGTCTTGGCCGTTAACgcttttacatattttaaaaaacctaGTGGAGACTGTATTAGGTATAGATACTCACTAACCATTTCAACTTTTCTTGTATTGATCTGGATCCCGGTGGTAGTGTTCGCTGTTTTTGTTATTCAGTATTTGTACTTCCCTGAGAATATCATAATAAGAATTTTTGTATTGCCTTTTGAGATATTACTTGCGGTTGTCGTACACGGTGTTCCTATAATTACAGCATTTTGGCTTTCATACATAAGTCATGATTTTAGCCAAGCCTTCAACACTGTTTTTAAAAGACCTTCAAGTACCCCAGACCATTTGGACGACGACGAGGAAAATGCTTTGGTTCAAAGCGAAAATAGTTAG
- the LOC138127219 gene encoding uncharacterized protein, protein MDSLTDLEGEDIFDNLNANDISETYSVTSIISTVWFVTSELIKLLISCCSAATSVFLICTISKFDSLRRSNHIFILHYAIACLVDMLLLPLLVFVREVIALKGPILWEVICLLYTLTSSTCLLVFVFGASIGIYWFIESVTKARIQIFARSRIYFIVALYVICIIKLIILFTEFFSDTELTATVKVVVYSILLLTLIIINIAVRRFELNEGQRKTKFLLTISTYILCSYLPILALSIAKSFYLPDLVNDTVGYAYFFAECFAYSGIIVVAYLLRKKNKRFKTAYNKVCKSSAARDDENMFDDESEVGG, encoded by the coding sequence ATGGACAGTTTAACCGACCTAGAAGGTGAAGatatttttgacaacttgAACGCCAATGATATCTCAGAAACCTATTCAGTCACATCGATTATCAGTACAGTTTGGTTTGTGACGTCGGaactaataaaattgttgattaGTTGTTGTTCGGCAGCAACGtcagtttttctaatttgcaccatatcaaaatttgacagcttGAGAAGGAGTAACCACATATTTATCTTGCACTATGCTATAGCCTGTTTAGTTGACATGTTGCTTTTACCACTGCTCGTTTTCGTACGCGAAGTTATAGCATTAAAGGGACCCATACTTTGGGAAGTGATTTGTCTCCTTTACACACTCACCAGCTCGACATGTctcttggtttttgtttttggagCCAGTATCGGCATTTACTGGTTCATAGAGAGCGTCACAAAAGCTCGGATCCAAATATTTGCTCGTTctcgaatttattttatagtaGCACTTTATGTAATCTGCATCatcaaattaataatattgTTCACTGAATTTTTTTCAGATACTGAATTGACAGCCACCGTGAAAGTTGTTGTTTACTCTATTTTGTTACTCACACTAATTATAATCAACATTGCGGTCAGAagatttgaattaaatgaagGTCAACGAAAAACCAAATTTCTGTTGACTATttccacatacattttatgcAGTTATTTACCGATACTGGCTCTTTCAATTgcaaaaagtttttatttgcCTGATCTTGTGAATGATACTGTCGGCTATGCTTATTTTTTCGCAGAGTGTTTCGCTTACAGTGGAATAATTGTTGTTGCTTATTTGTTgcgaaagaaaaataagcgcTTCAAAACTGCATACAACAAAGTGTGTAAAAGCTCTGCAGCAAGAGacgatgaaaatatgttcGATGACGAGTCAGAAGTAGGTGGATGA
- the LOC138126271 gene encoding uncharacterized protein has translation MDNLTYLEGEDVFDNLNANDISETYSVTSIISTVWFVTSELIKLLISCCSATTSIFLICIISKFGSLRRSNHIFILHYAIACLVDMLLVPLLVFVHEVIAFKEPILWEVICLLYTFSSSTCLLVFVFGASIGIYWFIESVTKARIQIFARSRIYFIVALYVICIIKLIILFTECFSDTELTATVIVVVYSILLLTLIIMNIAVRRFELNEGQRKTKFQLTISTYIVCSYLPILALSIAKSFDLPDLVNDTVEYAYFFAECFAYSGIIVVAYLLGKKNKRFKTAYNKVCKSSATRDDENMFDDESEVGG, from the coding sequence ATGGACAATTTAACCTACCTAGAaggtgaagatgtttttgacAACTTGAACGCCAATGATATCTCAGAAACCTATTCAGTCACATCGATTATCAGTACAGTTTGGTTTGTGACGTCGGaactaataaaattgttgattaGTTGTTGTTCGGCAACAACgtcaatttttctaatttgcatcATATCAAAATTTGGCAGCTTGAGAAGGAGTAACCACATATTTATCTTGCACTATGCTATAGCCTGTTTAGTTGACATGTTGCTTGTACCACTGCTCGTTTTCGTACACGAAGTTATAGCATTTAAGGAACCCATACTCTGGGAAGTGATTTGTCTCCTTTACACATTCAGCAGCTCGACATGTctcttggtttttgtttttggagCCAGTATCGGCATTTACTGGTTCATAGAGAGCGTCACAAAAGCTCGGATCCAAATATTTGCTCGTTctcgaatttattttatagtaGCACTTTATGTAATCTGCATCatcaaattaataatattgTTCACCGAATGTTTTTCAGATACTGAATTGACAGCCACCGTGATAGTTGTTGTTTACTCTATTTTGTTACTCACACTAATTATAATGAACATTGCGGTCAGAagatttgaattaaatgaagGTCAACGAAAAACCAAATTTCAGTTGACTATTTCCACATACATTGTATGCAGTTATTTACCGATACTGGCTCTTTCAATTGCAAAAAGTTTTGATTTGCCTGATCTTGTGAATGATACTGTCGAGTATGCTTATTTTTTCGCAGAGTGTTTCGCTTACAGTGGAATAATTGTTGTTGCTTATTTGTtgggaaagaaaaataagcgcTTCAAAACGGCATATAACAAAGTGTGTAAGAGCTCTGCTACAAGAGacgatgaaaatatgttcGATGACGAGTCAGAAGTAGGTGGATGA